In the genome of Thermodesulfobacteriota bacterium, the window CCCGCGAGGAAGAAGTCAGGCCTTCAGCTCGAGTATATTCTCTACTCTAAAAAGAACAAGGTCGCGTACGTCACCATAAACCGCCCCGAGGTGCGTAACGCCCTTAATTCCGAGGTCAGGGAAGAGCTGGCCATTGCCATCGAAGACGCGTGGCTCGACGACGGTATAGGGGTTATAGTCCTTACGGGCGCGGGAGGCAAGGCCTTTTCCGCGGGCGGCGATCTGTCCTGGATAGTCGATCCCAAAAAGAAGGTAGACGCCAAGTACATGCTCGTCCACTACAGGCTTGCAACGGCGATGCGCTGCTGCGGAAAACCGATCATAGCCCGCGTTGACGGTTACTGCGTCGGCGGCGGGAACGAGCTCAACATGCTCTGTGACCTCACGATAGCCTCCGATACTTCCATATTTGCACAGGCCGGCCCGCTCGTCGGGAGCGCGCCTATATGGTACGGCCTCCAGCAGCTCCAGCACTCTGTAGGCGACAAAAAAGCCCGCGAAATAGTTTATCTATGTGACCGCTACACGGCACAGGAAGCGATGGATATGGGCTGGGTCAACAAAGTCGTCCCACAGGACAAGCTCGACGAAGAGGTGGATGCGTGGTGCAAGAGCCTCCTCCAGAAGAGCAGGCAATCGCTCAGGATTGCGAAGCTCCAGATCAACTTCGTATCCGACATGGCCCACCCTCAGATCACGCACGGGCTCGAGCTTGCCCGCTTCTTCATGAAGGCCCCCGAGATGGTCGAGGGCGCGACGGCGTTTCTCGAAAAGAGAAAGCCCGACTTTTGGGGGGTAGATTAAACCGGACGGAGAGCAGATGCCCAAAGAAGCAGAAATAAAGTTCCTAGTCAAGCTCGACG includes:
- a CDS encoding enoyl-CoA hydratase-related protein, coding for MAKGRTTKTTTKKTAAAAKPARKKSGLQLEYILYSKKNKVAYVTINRPEVRNALNSEVREELAIAIEDAWLDDGIGVIVLTGAGGKAFSAGGDLSWIVDPKKKVDAKYMLVHYRLATAMRCCGKPIIARVDGYCVGGGNELNMLCDLTIASDTSIFAQAGPLVGSAPIWYGLQQLQHSVGDKKAREIVYLCDRYTAQEAMDMGWVNKVVPQDKLDEEVDAWCKSLLQKSRQSLRIAKLQINFVSDMAHPQITHGLELARFFMKAPEMVEGATAFLEKRKPDFWGVD